In the genome of Vicia villosa cultivar HV-30 ecotype Madison, WI linkage group LG7, Vvil1.0, whole genome shotgun sequence, one region contains:
- the LOC131617022 gene encoding uncharacterized protein LOC131617022, translating to MSQQPDSSSPKKLSPISEPESVSRAEPVNPNQVKKPRTPHARIPKETISVIRILDEKHKVLGTSIPLNTVIPEPHLNKEPDVPQDVETTEDSLGKKDDDVPIGVDDVPIDDDDVQHAYVVHNDGENVDVTQEVNDNAETGTDIEKGKKAVVQSTPKRKAVPKSTSVGPTKSWSKVVPKKIKARVIADSDSDVASDVPDIPPKKKPTSSKLVVRVPDVPIDNISFHSTSSVNRWKYVYQKRLALERELAQNDLEYKEIMELIHDAGLMKIVAHFATCYEVLVKEFIVNLSEECTDRKSKEFKKVYVRGMCVTFSSTMINNYLGRSDEAQPELEVSDNKVCQVITANQVKSWPLKGKLSASKLSMKYAMLHKIGATNWVPTNHKSTIATVLGRFIYVVGTKAKFDYESIPIGKAAVIAMLREICKELETRKLTLEKLICSLEMEEGVDFAENEEEVGPEEGDEQEDGSGDDEQEAGSDEKEEAAASPTDGTNEDKDGDEDNSEFAD from the exons ATGTCTCAACAACCGGATTCCTCCTCTCCCAAGAAGTTGTCCCCCATCTCTGAACCTGAATCTGTCTCAAGGGCTGAACCTGTCAACCCTAACCAG GTGAAGAAGCCTCGTACTCCACATGCAAGAATACCCAAAGAAACTATTTCTG TCATTAGGATCTTGGATGAAAAACATAAGGTTCTTGGGACATCCATCCCTCTAAACACTGTGATTCCTGAACCCCATTTGAACAAAGAACCTGATGTCCCTCAAGATGTGGAAACAACGGAAGATTCCTTAGGAAAGAAGGATGATGATGTTCCAATTGGTGTTGATGATGTCccaattgatgatgatgatgtacaACATGCTTATGTTGTGCACAATGATGGTGAAAATGTTGATGTTACTCAGGAGGTTAATGACAATGCTGAAACTGGCACTGATATTG AAAAAGGGAAGAAGGCAGTTGTCCAAAGTACTCCCAAGAGGAAAGCTGTTCCTAAAAGTACTTCTGTTGGACCCACAAAATCTTGGAGTAAGGTGGTTCCCAAGAAAATAAAAGCCAGAGTAATTGCTGACTCTGACTCTGATGTTGCtagtgatgtccctgacatccctcCCAAGAAGAAGCCTACTTCTAGCAAGCTTGTTGTTAGAGTCCCTGATGTGCCCATAGACAACATTTCCTTCCATTCTACTTCAAGTGTCAACAGGTGGAAATATGTCTACCAAAAGAGACTGGCCCTTGAGAGAGAATTAGCTCAGAATGATCTTGAATACAAAGAGATAATGGAGTTGATTCATGATGCTGGGTTGATGAAGATTGTTGCTCATTTTGCAACATGCTATGAAGTGCTGGTGAAAGAGTTTATTGTGAACCTGTCAGAAGAGTGTACTGATAGAAAGTCTAAGGAGTTTAAGAAGGTATATGTGAGGGGCATGTGTGTTACTTTTTCCTCCACTATGATCAATAACTATTTGGGGAGGTCTGatgaagctcaacctgagctgGAAGTATCTGATAACAAGGTGTGCCAAGTTATCACTGCCAACCAGGTCAAGAGTTGGCCCTTAAAGGGGAAGCTGTCTGCTAGTAAGCTAAGCATGAAGTATGCCATGTTACATAAGATTGGTGCTACAAATTGGGTGCCTACCAATCACAAATCTACCATTGCTACTGTTCTAGGAAGGTTTATCTATGTTGTTGGTACAAAAGCCAAGTTTGATTATG AAAGCATTCCTATAGGTAAAGCTGCAGTGATTGCTATGCTCAGGGAAATATGCAAGGAACTGGAGACCAGAAAGTTGACCCTTGAAAAGTTGATCTGCTCTCTTGAGATGGAAGAAGGTGTTGATTTTGCTGAGAATGAAGAGGAAGTTGGTCCTGAGGAAGGAGATGAACAAGAAGATGGTTCTGGTGATGATGAACAGGAAGCTGGTTCAGATGAAAAGGAAGAAGCAGCTGCTAGTCCTACGGATGGCACTAATGAAGACAAGGATGGTGATGAAGACAACTCAGAGTTTGCTGACTAG
- the LOC131617024 gene encoding uncharacterized protein LOC131617024: MSQQPDSSSPKKLSPISEPESVSRAEPVNPNQVKKPRTPHARIPKETISVIRILDEKHKVLGTSIPLNTVIPEPHLNKEPDVPQDVETTEDSLGKKDDDVPIGVDDVPIDDDDVQHAYAVHNDGENVDVTQEVNDNAETGTDIEKGKKAVVQSTPKRKVVPKSTSVGPTKSWSKVVPKKIKARVIADSDSDVASDVPDIPPKKKPTSSKLVVRVPDVPIDNISFHSTSSVNRWKYVYQKRLALERELAQNDLEYKEIMELIHDAGLMKIVAHFATCYEVLVKEFIVNLSEECTDRKSKEFKKVYVRGMCVTFSSTMINNYLGRSDEAQPELEVSDNKVCQVITALPTLN; encoded by the exons ATGTCTCAACAACCGGATTCCTCCTCTCCCAAGAAGTTGTCCCCCATCTCTGAACCTGAATCTGTCTCAAGGGCTGAACCTGTCAACCCTAACCAG GTGAAGAAGCCTCGTACTCCACATGCAAGAATACCCAAAGAAACTATTTCTG TCATTAGGATCTTGGATGAAAAACATAAGGTTCTTGGGACATCCATCCCTCTAAACACTGTGATTCCTGAACCCCATTTGAACAAAGAACCTGATGTCCCTCAAGATGTGGAAACAACGGAAGATTCCTTAGGAAAGAAGGATGATGATGTTCCAATTGGTGTTGATGATGTCccaattgatgatgatgatgtacaACATGCTTATGCTGTGCACAATGATGGTGAAAATGTTGATGTTACTCAGGAGGTTAATGACAATGCTGAAACTGGCACTGATATTG AAAAAGGGAAGAAGGCAGTTGTCCAAAGTACTCCCAAGAGGAAAGTTGTTCCTAAAAGTACTTCTGTTGGACCCACAAAATCTTGGAGTAAGGTGGTTCCCAAGAAAATAAAAGCCAGAGTAATTGCTGACTCTGACTCTGATGTTGCtagtgatgtccctgacatccctcCCAAGAAGAAGCCTACTTCTAGCAAGCTTGTTGTTAGAGTCCCTGATGTGCCCATAGACAACATTTCCTTCCATTCTACTTCAAGTGTCAACAGGTGGAAATATGTCTACCAAAAGAGACTGGCCCTTGAGAGAGAATTAGCTCAGAATGATCTTGAATACAAAGAGATAATGGAGTTGATTCATGATGCTGGGTTGATGAAGATTGTTGCTCATTTTGCAACATGCTATGAAGTGCTGGTGAAAGAGTTTATTGTGAACCTGTCAGAAGAGTGTACTGATAGAAAGTCTAAGGAGTTTAAGAAGGTATATGTGAGGGGCATGTGTGTTACTTTTTCCTCCACTATGATCAATAACTATTTGGGGAGGTCTGatgaagctcaacctgagctgGAAGTATCTGATAACAAGGTGTGCCAAGTTATCACTGCCTTGCCTACGctcaattaa